A region of Toxorhynchites rutilus septentrionalis strain SRP chromosome 1, ASM2978413v1, whole genome shotgun sequence DNA encodes the following proteins:
- the LOC129763540 gene encoding armadillo segment polarity protein isoform X7, with product MSYQMPQNRTMSHNPYNPSSDMPMPSAKEQTLMWQQNSYMVDSGIHSGAVTQAPSLSGKDDDMEDDPLMFDMDQGFSQNFTQDQVDDMNQQLSQTRSQRVRAAMFPETLEEGIEIPSTQFDPQQPTAVQRLSEPSQMLKHAVVNLINYQDDADLATRAIPELIKLLNDEDQVVVSQAAMMVHQLSKKEASRHAIMNSPQMVAALVRALSQSNDLETTKGAVGTLHNLSHHRQGLLAIFKSGGIPALVKLLSSPVESVLFYAITTLHNLLLHQDGSKMAVRLAGGLQKMVALLQRNNVKFLAIVTDCLQILAYGNQESKLIILASTGPSELVRIMRSYDYEKLLWTTSRVLKVLSVCSSNKPAIVEAGGMQALAMHLGNPSQRLVQNCLWTLRNLSDAATKVDGLETLLSGLVTVLGSSDVNVVTCAAGILSNLTCNNQRNKVTVCQVGGVEALVGTIINAGDREEITEPAVCALRHLTSRHPESETAQNIVRNGYGLPVIVKLLNPPSRWPLIKAVIGLIRNLALCPANAGPLRENGAIHLLVRLLFKAFQDTQRNGNMPFQQRSSVATNGSQAPSAYADGVRMEEIVEGTVGALHILSKEELNRQLIRQQNVIPIFVQLLFYNDIENIQRVAAGVLCELAVDKEVAEMIEAEGATAPLTELLNSANEGVATYAAAVLFKMSEDKSMDYKKRFSSELTTLPVFRDDSMWNNGELGIGPDLQLNQPNIYHH from the exons TGTCCCATAATCCCTACAACCCATCATCGGATATGCCGATGCCTTCGGCCAAGGAGCAAACGTTGATGTGGCAACAAAATTCGTACATGGTTGACTCCGGTATCCATTCCGGAGCGGTAACACAGGCCCCGTCTCTCAGTGGCAAAGATGACGACATGGAGGACGATCCGCTGATGTTCGATATGGACCAAGGATTTTCGCAGAATTTCACCCAGGATCAGGTCGACGATATGAATCAACAGCTGAGCCAGACGCGCTCGCAGCGCGTTCGTGCCGCAATGTTCCCCGAGACTCTCGAGGAGGGCATCGAAATTCCGTCGACACAGTTCGACCCGCAGCAACCGACGGCAGTTCAGCGCCTGTCCGAACCATCCCAGATGCTTAAGCATGCGGTGGTCAATCTGATTAACTATCAGGACGATGCTGATCTCGCCACGCGCGCCATTCCGGAGTTGATCAAGCTGCTGAACGATGAAGATCAGGTCGTTGTTTCCCAGGCCGCTATGATGGTACATCAGTTATCAAAGAAGGAGGCTTCACGTCATGCCATCATGAACAGTCCCCAGATGGTGGCTGCTTTGGTTCGTGCTCTGTCCCAGAGCAATGATCTCGAGACGACAAAAGGAGCGGTGGGAACGCTGCACAATTTATCACACCACCGTCAAGGTCTTCTGGCGATTTTCAAATCCGGTGGAATCCCAGCGCTCGTCAAACTCCTCTCCTCACCAGTCGAATCTGTGCTGTTCTACGCAATCACGACACTCCACAATCTGCTGCTCCACCAGGACGGAAGCAAAATGGCCGTTCGCCTGGCCGGTGGTCTGCAGAAGATGGTAGCTCTGCTGCAGCGTAATAATGTTAAATTCTTAGCCATCGTGACCGATTGCCTGCAGATCCTTGCCTATGGTAATCAGGAAAGTAAACTGATCATCCTTGCTTCCACAGGGCCAAGCGAGCTGGTCCGCATCATGCGCTCGTACGACTACGAGAAGCTCCTCTGGACAACTTCCCGTGTGTTGAAAGTACTGTCCGTTTGCTCGAGCAACAAGCCAGCAATCGTTGAAGCGGGTGGCATGCAAGCACTTGCTATGCATTTGGGAAATCCATCCCAGCGTCTAGTCCAGAACTGTCTCTGGACGTTGCGCAATTTGTCGGATGCTGCCACCAAAGTGGACGGCTTGGAAACGCTTCTGTCCGGTTTGGTAACCGTTCTCGGTTCGTCGGACGTTAACGTCGTAACTTGCGCCGCAGGCATTCTCTCCAACCTTACGTGCAACAATCAACGCAACAAGGTTACCGTCTGCCAGGTGGGTGGTGTCGAAGCCCTCGTCGGTACCATCATCAACGCTGGGGATCGCGAGGAAATCACCGAACCAGCCGTGTGCGCACTGCGTCACTTGACGTCACGTCATCCGGAGTCGGAGACGGCACAGAACATTGTTCGTAATGGATACGGTCTGCCGGTGATCGTGAAGCTACTTAATCCACCATCGCGCTGGCCCCTGATCAAGGCGGTCATTGGACTGATTCGCAATCTGGCGCTCTGTCCGGCCAATGCGGGACCGCTGCGCGAGAACGGAGCGATCCATCTGCTGGTGCGGCTGCTCTTCAAGGCGTTCCAGGACACACAGAGG AACGGTAATATGCCTTTCCAGCAACGCTCGTCGGTCGCCACCAATGGTTCGCAGGCCCCGAGCGCGTACGCAGATGGCGTCCGCATGGAGGAAATCGTCGAAGGCACGGTCGGTGCCTTGCATATCCTCTCGAAAGAAGAACTCAACCGACAGCTCATCCGCCAACAGAACGTTATCCCGATCTTCGTGCAGCTGCTGTTCTACAACGACATCGAAAATATTCAG CGCGTGGCTGCCGGCGTTCTGTGCGAGCTGGCTGTTGATAAGGAGGTGGCAGAGATGATCGAAGCCGAGGGGGCTACCGCACCGCTGACCGAGCTGCTCAATTCAGCGAACGAAGGTGTCGCCACCTACGCGGCTGCTGTGCTCTTCAAGATGAGCGAGGACAAATCGATGGACTACAAGAAGCGCTTCTCCAGCGAACTCACAACGCTACCCGTGTTCCGCGACGACAGCATGTGGAACAACGGTGAGCTTGGGATAGGGCCGGATCTACAG
- the LOC129763540 gene encoding armadillo segment polarity protein isoform X6, producing MSYQMPQNRTMSHNPYNPSSDMPMPSAKEQTLMWQQNSYMVDSGIHSGAVTQAPSLSGKDDDMEDDPLMFDMDQGFSQNFTQDQVDDMNQQLSQTRSQRVRAAMFPETLEEGIEIPSTQFDPQQPTAVQRLSEPSQMLKHAVVNLINYQDDADLATRAIPELIKLLNDEDQVVVSQAAMMVHQLSKKEASRHAIMNSPQMVAALVRALSQSNDLETTKGAVGTLHNLSHHRQGLLAIFKSGGIPALVKLLSSPVESVLFYAITTLHNLLLHQDGSKMAVRLAGGLQKMVALLQRNNVKFLAIVTDCLQILAYGNQESKLIILASTGPSELVRIMRSYDYEKLLWTTSRVLKVLSVCSSNKPAIVEAGGMQALAMHLGNPSQRLVQNCLWTLRNLSDAATKVDGLETLLSGLVTVLGSSDVNVVTCAAGILSNLTCNNQRNKVTVCQVGGVEALVGTIINAGDREEITEPAVCALRHLTSRHPESETAQNIVRNGYGLPVIVKLLNPPSRWPLIKAVIGLIRNLALCPANAGPLRENGAIHLLVRLLFKAFQDTQRNGNMPFQQRSSVATNGSQAPSAYADGVRMEEIVEGTVGALHILSKEELNRQLIRQQNVIPIFVQLLFYNDIENIQRVAAGVLCELAVDKEVAEMIEAEGATAPLTELLNSANEGVATYAAAVLFKMSEDKSMDYKKRFSSELTTLPVFRDDSMWNNGELGIGPDLQDILSPDQAYEGLYGQGPPSVHSSHGGRAFQQAKPA from the exons TGTCCCATAATCCCTACAACCCATCATCGGATATGCCGATGCCTTCGGCCAAGGAGCAAACGTTGATGTGGCAACAAAATTCGTACATGGTTGACTCCGGTATCCATTCCGGAGCGGTAACACAGGCCCCGTCTCTCAGTGGCAAAGATGACGACATGGAGGACGATCCGCTGATGTTCGATATGGACCAAGGATTTTCGCAGAATTTCACCCAGGATCAGGTCGACGATATGAATCAACAGCTGAGCCAGACGCGCTCGCAGCGCGTTCGTGCCGCAATGTTCCCCGAGACTCTCGAGGAGGGCATCGAAATTCCGTCGACACAGTTCGACCCGCAGCAACCGACGGCAGTTCAGCGCCTGTCCGAACCATCCCAGATGCTTAAGCATGCGGTGGTCAATCTGATTAACTATCAGGACGATGCTGATCTCGCCACGCGCGCCATTCCGGAGTTGATCAAGCTGCTGAACGATGAAGATCAGGTCGTTGTTTCCCAGGCCGCTATGATGGTACATCAGTTATCAAAGAAGGAGGCTTCACGTCATGCCATCATGAACAGTCCCCAGATGGTGGCTGCTTTGGTTCGTGCTCTGTCCCAGAGCAATGATCTCGAGACGACAAAAGGAGCGGTGGGAACGCTGCACAATTTATCACACCACCGTCAAGGTCTTCTGGCGATTTTCAAATCCGGTGGAATCCCAGCGCTCGTCAAACTCCTCTCCTCACCAGTCGAATCTGTGCTGTTCTACGCAATCACGACACTCCACAATCTGCTGCTCCACCAGGACGGAAGCAAAATGGCCGTTCGCCTGGCCGGTGGTCTGCAGAAGATGGTAGCTCTGCTGCAGCGTAATAATGTTAAATTCTTAGCCATCGTGACCGATTGCCTGCAGATCCTTGCCTATGGTAATCAGGAAAGTAAACTGATCATCCTTGCTTCCACAGGGCCAAGCGAGCTGGTCCGCATCATGCGCTCGTACGACTACGAGAAGCTCCTCTGGACAACTTCCCGTGTGTTGAAAGTACTGTCCGTTTGCTCGAGCAACAAGCCAGCAATCGTTGAAGCGGGTGGCATGCAAGCACTTGCTATGCATTTGGGAAATCCATCCCAGCGTCTAGTCCAGAACTGTCTCTGGACGTTGCGCAATTTGTCGGATGCTGCCACCAAAGTGGACGGCTTGGAAACGCTTCTGTCCGGTTTGGTAACCGTTCTCGGTTCGTCGGACGTTAACGTCGTAACTTGCGCCGCAGGCATTCTCTCCAACCTTACGTGCAACAATCAACGCAACAAGGTTACCGTCTGCCAGGTGGGTGGTGTCGAAGCCCTCGTCGGTACCATCATCAACGCTGGGGATCGCGAGGAAATCACCGAACCAGCCGTGTGCGCACTGCGTCACTTGACGTCACGTCATCCGGAGTCGGAGACGGCACAGAACATTGTTCGTAATGGATACGGTCTGCCGGTGATCGTGAAGCTACTTAATCCACCATCGCGCTGGCCCCTGATCAAGGCGGTCATTGGACTGATTCGCAATCTGGCGCTCTGTCCGGCCAATGCGGGACCGCTGCGCGAGAACGGAGCGATCCATCTGCTGGTGCGGCTGCTCTTCAAGGCGTTCCAGGACACACAGAGG AACGGTAATATGCCTTTCCAGCAACGCTCGTCGGTCGCCACCAATGGTTCGCAGGCCCCGAGCGCGTACGCAGATGGCGTCCGCATGGAGGAAATCGTCGAAGGCACGGTCGGTGCCTTGCATATCCTCTCGAAAGAAGAACTCAACCGACAGCTCATCCGCCAACAGAACGTTATCCCGATCTTCGTGCAGCTGCTGTTCTACAACGACATCGAAAATATTCAG CGCGTGGCTGCCGGCGTTCTGTGCGAGCTGGCTGTTGATAAGGAGGTGGCAGAGATGATCGAAGCCGAGGGGGCTACCGCACCGCTGACCGAGCTGCTCAATTCAGCGAACGAAGGTGTCGCCACCTACGCGGCTGCTGTGCTCTTCAAGATGAGCGAGGACAAATCGATGGACTACAAGAAGCGCTTCTCCAGCGAACTCACAACGCTACCCGTGTTCCGCGACGACAGCATGTGGAACAACGGTGAGCTTGGGATAGGGCCGGATCTACAG